Within Pseudomonas brassicacearum, the genomic segment CCTGTGGATAACCCGTAGGAGCTGCCGAAGGCTGCGATCTTTTGATCTTGATCTTGATCTTTCGCTCGCGACTCAATTGTCTGGGACAAGATCGCAGCCTCGCTTCGCTCGACAGCTCCTGCACGGATTCCGGCCTCAGATCATGTGGACCAAGCTGATAGAATGCCCGCCTTGATCCTCCAGACATCGCTCGCCATGACTCAAGCTTCCAAGCCCTCCCCCTCAAACATCGCCATCATCGGCGGCGGCCCCGCTGGCCTGATGGCAGCCGAGGTGTTGAGCCGGGCGGGCCTGCGGGTCGACCTGTACGACGGCATGCCCTCGGTGGGGCGCAAATTCCTGCTGGCCGGCGTGGGCGGCATGAACATCACCCACTCCGAAGCCTTCCCGGCCTTCCTCTCCCGCTACGGCGAACGTGCACCAAACATTGCCCCGCTGCTGCGGGCATTCGGCGCAGGGCAATTGTGCGAATGGATTCACGGGCTGGGCATCGACACCTTTGTCGGCAGCTCCGGTCGGGTATTTCCTACCGACATGAAGGCCGCCCCGCTGTTGCGCGCCTGGCTCAAGCGCCTGCGTGATGCCGGCGTGGCGATCCACACGCGCCATCGCTGGCTCGGCTGGAACCCCGACGGCAGCTTGCGAATAGCTTCGCCGGAGGGCGAAAAAAACCTGCGACCCAAGGCCACCTTGCTGGCGCTGGGCGGTGGCAGCTGGTCGCGCCTGGGCTCTGATGGCGCCTGGATGCTGCCACTGGAACAGCGCGGCGTGGCCCTGGCGCCATTGCAACCGAGCAACTGCGGGTTTGAGGTAGAGGCCTGGAGCGACCTGATGATCAGCAAATTCGCTGGCGCCCCGCTGAAAAACATCGCCATCGGCCTGAACGACGACGTGCCGCGCCTCGGCGAATGCGTGATCACCACCACCGGCATCGAAGGCAGCCTGATCTACGCCCTGTCGGCAGCGATTCGCGAAGCCATCAACCAACATGGCAGCGCGACCCTCCATCTGGACCTGCTGCCGGGCCGGCCTGTGGATAAAATCCTCCAGGCCCTGAACAAGCCTCGCGGCTCACGCTCGATGGCCAAGCACTTGCACAGCCAGTTGGGAATCGATGGCGTCAAGGCTGCGCTGTTGCGCGAGCTCACGCCGGCCGAGTGTTTCACTGACCCGGCGCGGTTGGCCCAGGCGATCAAGGCCCTGCCGCTCACCCTGGTGAAGACCCGCCCCTTGGACGAAGCCATCAGCAGCGCCGGTGGCGTGACCTTCGAAGCCCTGGATGAACGCCTGATGCTCAAGCAATTGCCTGGCGTTTTCTGCGCCGGAGAAATGCTCGACTGGGAAGCACCGACCGGCGGCTACCTGCTCACGGCGTGTTTTGCCAGTGGCCGCGCAGCGGGTTTAGGAATCCTGGAATTCTTGAACGGTTGAACCCGTAGGAGCTGACGAGTGAAACGAGGCTGCGATCTTTCCCCAAGCAGTTGAGTCTCAAGCGAAAGATCAAAAGATCGCAGCCTCGCTTCGCTCGACAGCTCCTACAGCGCCCAAGTGACCTTGGGTATCAAGGCTTACGCTTGCGCGGCCCGGTATTGAACACCGGTACTTTGCGCACAGGCTTGACCGAAGGCTCCACAGGCGCGGCATCGCCGCTGTCCACCCACTTGCCCAGGTTGCGCTTGCCGCCACCGCCGGAGGTTTTCGGTTTCTTCGGCTTTTTCGGTTTCTTGATCACCTGGCCGCTGGCATCGGTGTCCGGTACCCGATGTTCAGGCTCGAAGTCCTGTTCCATCTGACGAGTCAGCGTCTGGCGCGTCAGCATCTCGATGGCCGACAGCAGGTTCACTTCGTCGGCGCAGACCAGGGAAATCGCTTCCCCGGTCGAGCCCGCCCGACCAGTACGGCCGATGCGGTGGATGTAGTCCTCGGCGACGATCGGCAGGTCGAAGTTCACCACCAACGGCAAATCCTCGATATCCAAGCCACGGGCGGCGACGTCGGTGGCCACCAGGATCTGCACCTCGCTGGCCTTGAAGCGGTCCAGCGCGCGCTGGCGGGTGGCCTGGGGTTTGTCACCGTGGATGCCGTCGGCGTTGACGCCCAGGCCCTGGAGTTTTTCCACCAGCGCATCGACGCCGTTGCGGGTCTTGGCAAAGACCAGCACCTGTTTCCACTTGTTCTTGCGCATCAGGTGCACGAACAATTCCGGCTTGCGCTTCTTGTCCACCGTCACCACCCATTGCTTGACGGTGTTGGCGGCGACGTTGCGCGGGCTCACTTCAATGCTCAGCGGATCGTTGAGCATCTGCCCGGCCAGCAGGCGGATCGCGTCGGAGAAGGTCGCCGAGAACAGCAACGTCTGGCGCTTCTTCGGCAGTGCCTTATAGATATTCGCCAGTTCCTCGGAGAAACCCAGGTCGAGCATGCGATCGGCTTCGTCCAGCACCAGGGTCTGCAGCTGATTGAACTTCAGTGCGTTCTGGCGGAACAAATCGAGCAGGCGCCCCGGCGTGGCGACCAACAGATCGACGCCTTTGCGCAATTTCATCATCTGCGGGTTGATGCTGACGCCGCCGTACACGGCGTAGGTGCTCAGCGGCAGGTTTTGCGCGTACTGGCGCACGCTTTCATGGACCTGCTCGGCCAATTCACGGGTCGGCACCAGGATCAGCGCGCGCACCGAGTTGGCCGCGACCTTCGGCCCTTCGGTGGTCAGCAACTGCAACAGCGGCACGGCGAAACCGGCGGTCTTGCCGGTGCCGGTCTGGGCCGCGGCCATCAGGTCACGACCGGCCAGCACCGCCGGCATGGCTTGGGCCTGCACCGGGGTCGGGGTCTGGTAGCCGAGCGTCTCGAGGGCGCGCAGCAAGGGTTCGATCAGGCCAAGGGTGGCGAAAGTCATGGAAGTACCGTAGGAAAAATCAGCGCAAGGTGTGCAATGCGCGGCAGTTTACCCTAAATCAGGATACGGCCGGCGCAGGCTTGGGTTTGCGCCACTGCGGCAATCCGATCAACACCACGGCACTGATGATCACCAGCATCGCCAAGGCCTCTTCGATGCCGATGGTTTCACCGGCGAACACAATGCCCAGCAACACCGCCACGGCCGGGTTGACGTAGGCATAACTGGTGGCCGCCGCCGGGCGCACATGCTTGAGCAGGTACATGTAGGCGTTGAAGGCGATGATCGAGCCGAAGCAGGTCAGGTAAGCCAAGGCAAACCAACCTTCCAGCGGCGGCATGCTGTCCAGGTGTTCACCGCTGGCCGCGCTGCCGATCAACAGCACCACGCCGCCCACCAGCATCTCCACGGCACTGGCCATCGCCCCCGCCGGCAACGGCAAGTGCCTGCTCAACACTGAACCAAAGGCCCAGGACGCCGCCGCGAATACCAGCAAGGTCGCACCCAACGGGCTGGACTGCAGGTTCGAGCCCAGGTTGAGCATCGCGATGCCGATCAACCCCAGCACAATCCCCGCCCATTCCAGACGGGTATTACGCGCGCCCCAGAAATATCCGCAAAGCAAGGTAAACAAAGGCACCGTCGCCACGGCCAACGCCGCCACCCCGGACGCCACCCCCGTGTGTTCGGCGACACTGACCGCGCCGTTACCGAAACTGAGCAACAGCACGCCGATGATGGCCCCGGCCTTCCATTGCGCCCAGGTCGGCGCCGGTGCCCCGCGCCAGCGCAGGAAGCCATACATCAGCGAACCGGCCAGCACAAAACGAATCCCGGCCAGCAACAGCGGCGGCCAATGCTCCACACCGATGCGAATCACCAGGTAGGTCGAACCCCAGATGACGTACAAGGCAAAAAAGGCAGCGATCAATGGCAGGGGAAAGCGGCGTGGGCCAGGCATGTTCAGCTCGAAGTCAGGACAAGGAGAGACGCTATTCTAGAAAGGCGACAGACGGAAAATAAGTTACAAAACCTGTTTATCCAAGCCATACACTTTTCAAAACACGGAGATCAGCGCTATAAACCAAGCTTTCGAAAGCCACGTCATTTGGAACCTCTCCTGTGGACAAATACGACCGCATGTTGCTCGGCGCCCTGTTGGAAAACGGTCGTGCGTCCTACGCCGAACTGGCCCGCAAAGTGAACCTGTCGGCCCCGGCCGTGGCCGAGCGGGTCAGCAAACTGGAAGCCAGCGGCGTCATCACCGGTTATCAAGCCAAAGTCGACATGGCGAAGATCGGCCTGCCGGTGCAGTGCGTCATCGAACTGCGCATGAACCAGCACGGCAACCAGAAGACCTACGACGAACTGTGCAAGATCCCACAACTGACCGAGTGCCACCGGGTCACCGGCGACCCGTGCGTGATCATGCAAGCGGCGGTCGGCTCGATGCCGGAGCTGGAAGAGCTGATCAACCGCATTGCCAAGTTCGGCTTCAGCAAGACCTCGATCGTGCTGTCCAGCGCCATTGAAAAGCGCGTGCCGTTGGGGCAGTTGGAAGGTAACGGGAAATAATCTGCTCAACACCGACCAACCCTGTGGGAGCGAGCCCGCTCCCACAGTTGTCTTGTGGTGTATTCAGAACCCGCGATGCCGCTTGAGGTGCTCGTTGATCTTCGCCGCTGGCACTTTCTGCAAACTGCACAGCAAATCATGGGACAACTCCCGCAGCCCGTGCTTTTGCCGCAGCTCCGAAGCCAGGTGCGCGGTGAGGTTGGCGGCCATTTCGGCGTCGGCCATGGCCCGGTGAGCCTGGCCGGTGTGGGGCAGGCCGGCAAACGTGTTGAGCGTGCCGAGCTTGTGGTTCGGCGCCGCCGGCATCAGGCGTCGGGCCAGCAACAGTGAGCAGGCGAAATTCTGCAGGCGGGTGCGCTTGATTCGCCCCAGTTCGAAATCCCAGAACTTTTGGTCGAACGCGGCGTTGTGCGCCAGCAGCGGTGTGATGCCGACGAACTCGTTGACCTCGTTCATCACTTTTTCCGCCGACGGGGCGCTGCGCAGCATGGCATTGCTGATGCCGGTCAGTTGCTCGATAAACGCAGGGACGCGCACACCGGCGTTCATCAGGCTCTGGTAGCGGTCGACGATCCGGCCTTGCTCAAGCATCACCACCGCGATTTCAGTGGCGCGGCAACTGCTGCTCGGGGTGATCCCGGTGGTTTCAAAGTCGATGACTGCGATGCGTTCCAAACCTTTTGAACTCCGTGAAAATCAATTCTTGAGCAACAACGCGCCGTCGATAGGCACGTAGCGGCTGGCAGCGCGGATCAGCGAGTTGGCGGTCAACCCCGGCACGCCATAGGCCACGGCTTGTACACCGTGCTTTTGGATGATGCGTTCGAGCAACATGTCGAAATCGCCATCGCCGGAGGCCAGCACCACTTCGTCGACGTGGTCGGCGGCGTCCATGATGTCCAGCGTGATGCCCACGTCCCAGTCGCCCTTGGCCGAGCCGTCGCTGCGCTGGATGTAGGGCTTGAGCTTCACGACAAAACCCAGGTTGCGCAGGATCTGCTGGAATTGCTGCTGCTTGCTGTCACCGCGATCGATCGCGTAGGCGTAGGCCTCGACGATCTGCCCCTGTTTGCTGACATCGGCCCACAGCGCGGCGTAGTTGAAATGGCAACCGTAGGCCTGGCGCACGGTGTAGTAGAGGTTCTGGACATCGGCGAACACTGCAATTTTTTTCACCGCGTTTCCTCTTGGATGCACACGCACGCTGACCACCAGGGCCGAAAAGTCGCCCAGTATGCCAGCCAGAAGGATTGTTCCGCGAATAATCGGCCCGAGGCGCCAGAGCGCCCCGGACGAATGGCAGGTCAGACGAAGGAGTCGTCGTCGCCGAAGAAAGAAGAATCGTCGCTGTAGTCCGCGTCGCTGAAACCGCCCGGGTCGTTGCCGTAGCTGTCGTTATCGGCCACACGCTGGTCATCGCCCCAGCCGTTGTCGCCGCTGTTGGCGGTGTCGTTGACCGGTTGCGCCGGCTCCTCCTTGATGACCTCGACGATTTCCTGCGGTTGCTGATTGCTGTGGAACAGGCTGCTGATGCCTTGGGCCAGCATCACGCCGCCGGCCACGCCCGCCGCGGTTTTCAGCGCGCCACCGAGGAAGCTGCCCGCGGCCGGGGCCTGCTGCTGCGGCGCAGCATAATTGCCGGGTGACGCACCGAAGCCCTGTTGGGGCTGGGCATTGAAGGACGGCTGTGCCGGTTCGCGCCAGCCACCGCCGCTGGCAGGCGGCGCGCTTGCCGGACGTGAATCCCGCGCGCTGCCACCAAAAATACTCGACAGAAAGCCTCCGCCACCGCTGGGTGCCGATGGCTGGGTGCGGGCCCGTTGCAGCTCAGCCTGCAGTTGCTCGAGTTGCTGGGTGAGTTGCCTGTTCTGTTCATCGAGGCGCTTGATCGCGGCCTCCTGTACCAGAATCGCCTGGGCCATGAAATAGCCCGCTGCTGGCTGGCTGGCCAGGTGTTCCTTGATCCGCGCCTCGGCCTGGGCGTCGCGCGGGGCTGAATCCTTCTCGGCCTGTTGCAGCCGTGAAAACAGTCCATCGATCAGGGTTTGTTCTTCGCTGTTCATGGCGACCTCATCAG encodes:
- a CDS encoding NYN domain-containing protein, whose amino-acid sequence is MKKIAVFADVQNLYYTVRQAYGCHFNYAALWADVSKQGQIVEAYAYAIDRGDSKQQQFQQILRNLGFVVKLKPYIQRSDGSAKGDWDVGITLDIMDAADHVDEVVLASGDGDFDMLLERIIQKHGVQAVAYGVPGLTANSLIRAASRYVPIDGALLLKN
- a CDS encoding DEAD/DEAH box helicase, which produces MTFATLGLIEPLLRALETLGYQTPTPVQAQAMPAVLAGRDLMAAAQTGTGKTAGFAVPLLQLLTTEGPKVAANSVRALILVPTRELAEQVHESVRQYAQNLPLSTYAVYGGVSINPQMMKLRKGVDLLVATPGRLLDLFRQNALKFNQLQTLVLDEADRMLDLGFSEELANIYKALPKKRQTLLFSATFSDAIRLLAGQMLNDPLSIEVSPRNVAANTVKQWVVTVDKKRKPELFVHLMRKNKWKQVLVFAKTRNGVDALVEKLQGLGVNADGIHGDKPQATRQRALDRFKASEVQILVATDVAARGLDIEDLPLVVNFDLPIVAEDYIHRIGRTGRAGSTGEAISLVCADEVNLLSAIEMLTRQTLTRQMEQDFEPEHRVPDTDASGQVIKKPKKPKKPKTSGGGGKRNLGKWVDSGDAAPVEPSVKPVRKVPVFNTGPRKRKP
- a CDS encoding DUF2076 domain-containing protein, producing the protein MNSEEQTLIDGLFSRLQQAEKDSAPRDAQAEARIKEHLASQPAAGYFMAQAILVQEAAIKRLDEQNRQLTQQLEQLQAELQRARTQPSAPSGGGGFLSSIFGGSARDSRPASAPPASGGGWREPAQPSFNAQPQQGFGASPGNYAAPQQQAPAAGSFLGGALKTAAGVAGGVMLAQGISSLFHSNQQPQEIVEVIKEEPAQPVNDTANSGDNGWGDDQRVADNDSYGNDPGGFSDADYSDDSSFFGDDDSFV
- a CDS encoding PolC-type DNA polymerase III, with amino-acid sequence MERIAVIDFETTGITPSSSCRATEIAVVMLEQGRIVDRYQSLMNAGVRVPAFIEQLTGISNAMLRSAPSAEKVMNEVNEFVGITPLLAHNAAFDQKFWDFELGRIKRTRLQNFACSLLLARRLMPAAPNHKLGTLNTFAGLPHTGQAHRAMADAEMAANLTAHLASELRQKHGLRELSHDLLCSLQKVPAAKINEHLKRHRGF
- the yedA gene encoding drug/metabolite exporter YedA gives rise to the protein MPGPRRFPLPLIAAFFALYVIWGSTYLVIRIGVEHWPPLLLAGIRFVLAGSLMYGFLRWRGAPAPTWAQWKAGAIIGVLLLSFGNGAVSVAEHTGVASGVAALAVATVPLFTLLCGYFWGARNTRLEWAGIVLGLIGIAMLNLGSNLQSSPLGATLLVFAAASWAFGSVLSRHLPLPAGAMASAVEMLVGGVVLLIGSAASGEHLDSMPPLEGWFALAYLTCFGSIIAFNAYMYLLKHVRPAAATSYAYVNPAVAVLLGIVFAGETIGIEEALAMLVIISAVVLIGLPQWRKPKPAPAVS
- a CDS encoding Lrp/AsnC family transcriptional regulator, producing the protein MDKYDRMLLGALLENGRASYAELARKVNLSAPAVAERVSKLEASGVITGYQAKVDMAKIGLPVQCVIELRMNQHGNQKTYDELCKIPQLTECHRVTGDPCVIMQAAVGSMPELEELINRIAKFGFSKTSIVLSSAIEKRVPLGQLEGNGK
- a CDS encoding TIGR03862 family flavoprotein, which produces MTQASKPSPSNIAIIGGGPAGLMAAEVLSRAGLRVDLYDGMPSVGRKFLLAGVGGMNITHSEAFPAFLSRYGERAPNIAPLLRAFGAGQLCEWIHGLGIDTFVGSSGRVFPTDMKAAPLLRAWLKRLRDAGVAIHTRHRWLGWNPDGSLRIASPEGEKNLRPKATLLALGGGSWSRLGSDGAWMLPLEQRGVALAPLQPSNCGFEVEAWSDLMISKFAGAPLKNIAIGLNDDVPRLGECVITTTGIEGSLIYALSAAIREAINQHGSATLHLDLLPGRPVDKILQALNKPRGSRSMAKHLHSQLGIDGVKAALLRELTPAECFTDPARLAQAIKALPLTLVKTRPLDEAISSAGGVTFEALDERLMLKQLPGVFCAGEMLDWEAPTGGYLLTACFASGRAAGLGILEFLNG